Proteins co-encoded in one Juglans regia cultivar Chandler chromosome 16, Walnut 2.0, whole genome shotgun sequence genomic window:
- the LOC109012542 gene encoding uncharacterized protein LOC109012542 produces MGKEYHRLHHHNHHQYQSLHLHSRTTFMPMLCTRTTIKDVALPKWKDHSVSVSDDTLSPKIGCMGQVRRNMNRAIGFPTSHKITLTTNHNAKSNNNNDLSVKYSNVKKLFSSKNLDMMTATTTVTAEAATTASCGRRRQVTMNCARGLKTNRGGEKCVPISIEDLDPPLPVIKKEQKPVGGEVENLWKRRSGGVALKTLQLQKIHHPKHYLQPTTVC; encoded by the coding sequence ATGGGCAAAGAATACCATCGCCTCCACCACCACAACCACCACCAATACCAAAGCCTGCATCTCCATTCAAGAACTACATTCATGCCCATGTTATGTACAAGAACGACCATCAAAGATGTGGCACTTCCGAAATGGAAAGACCACTCGGTATCTGTCTCCGACGACACTTTGTCCCCGAAAATCGGTTGCATGGGCCAGGTCAGGAGAAACATGAACAGAGCGATTGGCTTCCCCACCTCTCACAAAATCACCCTCACCACAAACCACAATGCTaaaagcaacaacaacaacgatTTATCTGTCAAGTACTCCAACGTCAAGAAACTCTTCTCCAGCAAAAACCTCGACATGATGACTGCCACCACAACTGTCACCGCCGAGGCCGCCACTACTGCTAGCTGTGGAAGAAGGAGACAAGTGACCATGAATTGTGCAAGAGGGCTCAAGACTAATCGTGGTGGAGAGAAATGTGTTCCTATCAGCATCGAAGATTTGGATCCTCCATTGCCGGTTATCAAGAAGGAGCAAAAGCCTGTAGGAGGGGAAGTGGAAAATCTTTGGAAGAGGAGATCTGGTGGGGTAGCACTGAAAACTTTACAGCTTCAAAAGATACATCATCCTAAGCATTATCTTCAACCTACCACTGTTTGTTAA
- the LOC109012444 gene encoding vacuolar protein sorting-associated protein 9A-like, whose translation MENADVFMGLHDFLERMRQPSAADFVKSIKSFIVSFSNNAPDPEKDGAAVQEFLANMEAAFRVHPLWSGCSEEELESSGEGLEKYVMTKLFPRVFASHPSDVKLDDQLFEKTALIQQFIRPENLDIKPTFQNETSWLLAQKELQKINMYKAPRDKLVCILNCCKVIGNLLLNASIASNENPPGADEFLPVLIYVTIKANPPQLHSNLLYIQSYRQQSRLVAESAYFFTNMLSAESFISNIDAKTLSMDEIEFEKNMESARALLSGLSADWDGQSDQSDRNAADVSTAEHVDPKHSSFNVSNDGDSATRDPLSVTKTPSLSDLENKGAIMLLKEDMVSQVFRDYPYLFAHVGDLTIDNIEDLLNNYKQLVFKYVCLFKGMGAIPSPLPSSQTQKLQHRVVTDKEPGDTRSVEPNDDSKEHTREDDGSNKVPLLQEDILESKLPQDEAFSAQGGGNDETSQ comes from the exons ATGGAGAACGCCGACGTTTTCATGGGTCTCCACGACTTTCTGGAGCGCATGCGACAACCTTCCGCAGCAGATTTCGTCAAATCTATCAAAAG TTTTATCGTCTCATTTTCAAACAATGCTCCTGATCCAGAGAAGGACGGTGCTGCAGTACAGGAGTTCCTTGCCAATATGGAAGCAGCTTTCAGGGTTCATCCACTTTGGTCTGGTTGCTCAGAGGAGGAGCTGGAGAGTTCTGGGGAA GGACTAGAGAAGTATGTCATGACAAAGTTATTTCCTCGTGTATTTGCTTCACATCCAAGTGATGTAAAACTTGATGACCAACTTTTTGAGAAGACCGCTTTGATTCAACAATTCATTCGACCAGAAAATTTGGATATTAAACCAACCTTTCAAAACGAAACATCGTGGCTA CTTGCACAGAAAGAACTGCAGAAGATCAATATGTACAAGGCTCCTAGAGACAAGCTTGTTTGTATCCTTAATTGTTGCAAGGTTATTGGTAACTTACTGCTTAATGCTTCTATTGCTTCGAATGAGAACCCCCCTGGAGCTGATGAATTTCTTCCTGTCCTGATTTACGTTACTATAAAG GCAAACCCTCCGCAACTGCACTCCAATTTGTTGTATATTCAAAGCTACAGGCAGCAATCTCGATTAGTTGCGGAATCAGCGTATTTTTTTACGAACATGCTCTCTGCTGAGTCTTTCATCTCCAACATTGATGCAAAGACGCTCTCAATGGATGAAATTGAGTTTGAAAAGAACATGGAATCTGCTCGAGCACTTCTTTCTGGACTCTCAGCTGATTGGGATGGCCAGTCTGATCAGAGTGACAGAAATGCAGCAGACGTGTCTACAGCAGAACATGTGGATCCTAAACATTCatcttttaatgtttctaatGATGGGGATTCTGCAACTCGAGATCCGTTATCAGTGACAAAAACTCCATCCCTCTCCGATTTGGAGAACAAAGGGGCAATTATGCTTTTGAAGGAGGATATGGTTAGCCAAGTCTTTCGGGATTATCCATATTTGTTTGCTCATGTTGGTGACCTAACAATCGACAATATAGAAGACCTGCTGAACAATTACAAACAACTTGTTTTCAAGTATGTTTGTCTTTTCAAAGGGATGGGTGCTATTCCTTCACCTTTGCCCAGTTCTCAAACTCAGAAACTGCAGCATAGAGTTGTTACCGATAAAGAACCTGGAGATACTAGAAGTGTAGAACCAAATGATGATTCAAAAGAGCATACCAGGGAAGATGATGGTTCAAATAAAGTTCCTTTATTACAAGAGGATATTCTTGAATCCAAGTTGCCACAGGATGAAGCATTTTCAGCTCAAGGTGGGGGAAATGATGAGACTTCTCAATGA